One genomic region from Leptolyngbyaceae cyanobacterium JSC-12 encodes:
- a CDS encoding ABC-type Fe3+ transport system, periplasmic component (IMG reference gene:2510097149~PFAM: Bacterial extracellular solute-binding protein), with protein MAAGTVVAIAIAGGFGKHFSVEAQSNRTINLYSARHYDSDNALYEGFTKKTGIKVNLIEAPADKLIERIKSEGANSPADVLMTVDAGNLWRAQEAGLLQPVSSKTLQSAIPASLREPQGHWFGLSKRARVIVYNKSRVRPAQLSTYEDLANPKWKGRLMMRSSSNVYNQSLVGSMLAVHGATKTEEWARGVVNNFAAPPTGNDTAQIKGVASGAADLTLVNTYYVIRLMKSNKPEEREIASKVGIFFPNQGDRGTHVNISGGGVVKTSKNREAAIKFLEYLASPEAQSLLAKGNNEYPARNGVDVDPTLASFGKFKEDKLNAAVYGRNNSEALKIMDRAGWK; from the coding sequence TTGGCAGCAGGGACAGTTGTAGCGATCGCGATCGCTGGAGGGTTCGGAAAGCACTTTTCTGTGGAAGCTCAATCCAATCGCACCATTAACCTGTATTCTGCTCGTCACTACGACTCTGACAACGCGCTGTACGAAGGCTTTACCAAAAAAACAGGGATTAAAGTTAATCTGATTGAGGCACCAGCAGACAAGTTAATTGAGCGCATCAAGAGTGAAGGGGCAAATAGCCCAGCCGATGTCCTCATGACCGTGGATGCTGGTAATCTGTGGCGTGCTCAGGAAGCTGGATTACTGCAACCCGTTTCATCCAAAACCCTGCAATCAGCAATTCCTGCCAGTCTACGTGAGCCCCAGGGGCACTGGTTTGGGCTATCTAAACGCGCACGGGTGATTGTTTATAACAAGAGTCGAGTGCGTCCTGCTCAACTTTCAACCTACGAAGATTTGGCAAACCCCAAATGGAAAGGACGACTGATGATGCGCTCTTCTAGCAATGTGTATAATCAGTCTCTCGTTGGTTCAATGCTGGCTGTGCACGGGGCAACCAAAACAGAAGAGTGGGCAAGGGGTGTTGTCAACAACTTTGCGGCTCCTCCCACTGGAAATGATACGGCTCAAATCAAAGGCGTGGCATCTGGTGCTGCCGATTTAACGTTAGTGAACACGTACTATGTCATACGGTTAATGAAGTCGAACAAGCCAGAAGAGAGGGAGATTGCATCCAAAGTTGGAATCTTTTTCCCAAACCAGGGCGATCGCGGCACCCACGTTAATATCAGTGGTGGTGGAGTTGTTAAAACTTCCAAAAATCGCGAAGCCGCTATCAAGTTTTTGGAATATCTTGCTAGCCCAGAAGCGCAATCTCTACTTGCCAAAGGCAATAATGAATATCCTGCACGGAATGGTGTCGATGTTGACCCTACACTTGCCAGCTTTGGAAAATTTAAGGAAGACAAACTCAATGCTGCTGTCTATGGACGTAATAACAGCGAAGCCTTAAAGATCATGGATCGGGCTGGCTGGAAATAA